The Candidatus Kapaibacterium sp. genome includes a region encoding these proteins:
- the ppk2 gene encoding polyphosphate kinase 2 yields MAKDKKNSKNDGIDKKVYESELERLQLELVKLQYWIKKEGLKVCVLFEGRDAAGKGGIIKRIQEPLNPRGATVVALTKPTERERTQWYFQRYITHLPAAGEIVIFDRSWYNRAGVEHVMGFCTKHEYDEFMRSCPEFEKMLVRSGIILIKYWITVDEDEQEKRFRDRARDPSRRWKLSDIDIASWDKWEEYSRAKDIMIRLTDIPESPWYNVDCNDKKKGRLNCIAHLLGQIPYKDVIPPPMELPERNIDSTYVRPPKNEIRYVHEIY; encoded by the coding sequence ATGGCTAAGGACAAAAAAAATTCTAAGAACGACGGCATAGACAAAAAAGTTTATGAGAGCGAGTTAGAGCGGCTTCAGTTGGAACTTGTGAAGTTGCAATATTGGATTAAAAAGGAGGGGCTTAAGGTCTGTGTGCTGTTCGAAGGGCGCGACGCAGCTGGTAAAGGCGGCATTATCAAAAGGATTCAAGAGCCTCTGAATCCACGTGGAGCAACTGTGGTAGCCCTGACTAAGCCAACTGAACGAGAGCGTACTCAATGGTATTTCCAACGCTATATTACTCATCTTCCCGCTGCCGGTGAAATCGTGATTTTCGACCGTAGTTGGTATAATCGTGCAGGTGTAGAGCATGTCATGGGATTCTGCACAAAACACGAATACGATGAATTCATGAGGTCATGCCCGGAATTCGAGAAAATGCTCGTGCGTTCAGGCATCATTCTAATCAAATATTGGATTACCGTTGATGAAGATGAACAAGAAAAACGTTTCAGAGACAGAGCAAGAGACCCGAGCCGCAGATGGAAATTATCCGATATTGATATTGCATCATGGGATAAATGGGAAGAATATTCCAGAGCTAAAGATATTATGATTCGGTTGACTGATATTCCCGAATCTCCATGGTATAACGTAGATTGCAACGACAAAAAGAAGGGCAGATTGAATTGTATCGCTCATTTGTTAGGTCAAATTCCTTACAAAGATGTCATACCGCCACCGATGGAACTGCCCGAACGCAATATTGACAGTACCTATGTGCGACCTCCGAAAAATGAAATTAGGTATGTGCATGAAATTTATTAA
- a CDS encoding T9SS type A sorting domain-containing protein: MKKLTLIILLFSFISIELFAQAVTPDRVKRSESNPDFHKQRREWLENMHRAEPGVDWKIIEREVREYRRNEINQIRQELGFKDPNLFLNTVAANGNVVGKWKERGSNNQSGRIHGCDIDFSRGLIYAASAGGNVWRGTLDGEDWTCLNNSFQFNIRDIRILKVGDKNRITVFDRRNVYYSDDEGLTWLKSNGLQNVESTGNIIRGIAVKVNSNQGAVEKDNSDILYLLANETVNGQKTSVYYSTDNGESFNAFRIHNRKEAIEIWGSDSGDPNLYLFHRDSTFVINAVANDEKIKFQSLFPNFGILDNPRFYAKGAVSNGKTVVYLAIRLGNESKRYIQKSTDGGKSWDDGGESPTDMFMCNSFGVSKSNPNMLFIGGVNCFKSTNSGLSWSLINEWYDYYNDPLNKLHADIPEIKSFISPEGEEIILISTDGGIYRTYGDSENIVNISLSKLNVSQYYSIYTYNTPNHIIYAGSQDQGFQRSEPFRDDVLDFEQTISGDYGSITSGDYGKSLWTVYPGFAMIYPDAAKSNQRYTWNFPQSSNNRVWMPPIVAVPGYPRLAYIAPGGSGNFSTLWRLEYLPGGGISAGELPYKFDQDNSVNDVTALGISELDINYMYVLTRLGKFYYSTNRGDTWTETIGFTGPGINYLHGTKILPSRVHLGTIYIAGSGYSSAPIYVSRNNGLSFEPMNNGMPPTMAYDLAASADEEVLFAATSSGPYIYIKNHNKWYHIGGLESPDQNYWSVNYLDDKKIARFATYGRGIWDFEISHLITTSVEENQTLSSNRLKAFPNPASDAVNIEFGTTLGKRTIIKLYDIAGNVIAILHDGISGSEKLSLDINLQNLNGTKVNVGNYLVVATSGNSTEYFKLSVVR; encoded by the coding sequence ATGAAAAAGTTAACTCTCATAATTCTCTTATTTTCATTTATTAGCATCGAATTATTTGCTCAAGCAGTCACTCCTGACAGAGTCAAACGAAGCGAGTCAAATCCCGATTTTCACAAACAAAGACGTGAATGGTTAGAAAACATGCACCGTGCCGAGCCCGGAGTTGATTGGAAAATCATCGAGCGCGAAGTACGCGAATATCGTCGCAATGAAATTAATCAGATTCGACAAGAGCTCGGCTTTAAAGACCCGAACTTGTTCTTGAATACTGTCGCTGCTAATGGCAATGTTGTTGGCAAGTGGAAGGAGAGAGGAAGTAATAACCAATCCGGTAGAATTCACGGTTGCGATATTGATTTTAGTCGTGGATTGATTTATGCTGCTTCAGCGGGTGGAAACGTTTGGCGCGGCACACTCGATGGCGAAGATTGGACTTGCCTGAATAATTCATTTCAATTCAACATCCGAGATATTAGAATACTCAAAGTCGGTGATAAAAACCGAATCACAGTGTTCGACCGACGTAATGTCTATTATTCCGATGACGAGGGCTTAACTTGGCTTAAATCAAATGGACTACAAAATGTAGAATCCACCGGCAATATTATTCGTGGGATTGCCGTAAAAGTAAACTCAAATCAGGGTGCAGTTGAAAAAGACAATTCGGACATTTTGTACCTTCTTGCAAATGAAACTGTCAATGGGCAAAAGACGAGTGTATATTATTCTACTGATAATGGCGAATCTTTTAATGCATTCAGAATTCATAATCGTAAAGAAGCAATTGAAATTTGGGGCAGTGATTCCGGCGACCCAAACTTGTATTTGTTTCATCGCGATTCGACATTTGTTATAAATGCTGTTGCAAATGATGAGAAAATCAAATTCCAATCGCTTTTCCCGAATTTCGGAATTCTTGATAACCCTCGATTTTATGCTAAAGGTGCAGTAAGCAACGGTAAAACTGTGGTTTATTTAGCTATCAGGCTCGGTAATGAATCCAAACGGTATATACAAAAATCCACGGATGGCGGCAAATCATGGGATGATGGCGGTGAATCGCCCACCGATATGTTCATGTGCAACAGCTTTGGCGTCTCGAAATCAAACCCTAATATGTTGTTCATTGGTGGCGTAAATTGTTTCAAAAGCACAAACAGTGGGCTTTCCTGGTCGTTAATCAACGAATGGTATGATTATTACAACGACCCGCTTAATAAACTTCATGCAGATATTCCGGAAATCAAATCCTTCATTTCTCCCGAAGGTGAAGAAATCATCTTGATATCTACTGATGGTGGCATTTATCGTACTTATGGGGATTCTGAAAATATCGTAAATATTTCGCTAAGCAAACTCAACGTCTCTCAATATTATTCAATTTATACATATAACACGCCAAATCATATTATATATGCCGGCAGCCAAGACCAAGGCTTCCAACGCAGCGAACCCTTTCGAGATGATGTACTTGATTTCGAGCAAACTATAAGCGGTGATTACGGCAGCATTACCTCAGGAGATTATGGCAAAAGTCTATGGACGGTATATCCCGGCTTTGCAATGATTTACCCTGACGCTGCTAAGTCTAATCAACGCTACACTTGGAATTTCCCACAATCTTCCAACAACAGAGTTTGGATGCCACCAATAGTTGCAGTACCCGGGTACCCGCGTCTTGCTTACATTGCTCCGGGCGGTTCGGGGAATTTCTCGACTCTTTGGAGACTTGAATATCTCCCGGGCGGAGGAATTTCTGCCGGTGAACTACCTTATAAATTTGACCAAGACAATAGTGTAAATGATGTTACTGCTCTTGGTATTTCCGAGTTGGATATAAACTACATGTATGTACTGACAAGATTGGGAAAATTTTATTATTCTACGAACAGAGGTGATACTTGGACCGAGACTATAGGATTTACAGGTCCCGGGATTAATTATCTTCACGGAACAAAAATTCTACCATCAAGAGTACATCTCGGCACAATTTATATTGCCGGTAGTGGCTATTCATCCGCACCGATTTACGTATCTCGTAATAATGGACTTTCATTCGAGCCTATGAATAACGGGATGCCACCGACTATGGCATATGATTTGGCTGCTTCTGCAGACGAAGAGGTGCTCTTTGCTGCTACTTCGTCAGGACCGTATATCTACATAAAAAATCACAATAAATGGTATCATATCGGCGGATTGGAAAGCCCTGACCAAAATTATTGGTCGGTAAACTATTTGGACGACAAAAAAATCGCACGATTTGCTACTTATGGCAGAGGTATTTGGGATTTTGAAATATCACATTTGATAACAACTTCGGTTGAAGAAAATCAAACATTAAGCTCTAACCGTTTGAAAGCATTCCCAAATCCTGCGTCAGATGCGGTCAATATCGAATTCGGAACTACACTTGGCAAGCGCACTATAATAAAATTGTACGACATTGCAGGCAATGTCATTGCTATTTTGCACGATGGAATTTCAGGTAGCGAAAAACTAAGCTTAGATATAAATTTGCAAAATCTAAACGGTACCAAAGTCAATGTGGGCAACTATTTGGTAGTTGCTACTTCAGGGAACTCAACTGAGTATTTCAAATTGAGCGTTGTAAGATAA
- a CDS encoding RNA methyltransferase, whose translation MRKLSHSELLKIRKKESDINEFERHPVSIILSNVRSLYNVGSMFRTCDSALVSELILTGFTPYPPRKEIEKTALGAVDTVPWKYFPDIQDAIKYQRNKGFHIAALEITNNSVSYDEIERDNFPLCIIAGNELTGIDNAVLELCDFSIEIPMYGVKHSLNVSIATGIAIYSSIRQWHNYTNT comes from the coding sequence ATGCGAAAACTTTCTCATAGCGAATTGCTAAAAATCCGAAAAAAAGAATCAGATATCAATGAATTCGAACGCCATCCTGTCTCAATCATACTCTCTAATGTCCGTAGCCTCTACAATGTCGGCTCAATGTTCAGGACTTGCGATTCAGCACTTGTATCAGAACTCATTCTTACCGGATTTACGCCATATCCGCCAAGAAAGGAAATCGAAAAAACTGCTCTCGGTGCAGTAGATACCGTGCCTTGGAAATATTTCCCCGACATACAAGATGCAATCAAATATCAACGAAACAAGGGCTTTCATATAGCCGCACTCGAAATCACAAATAATTCCGTGAGTTATGATGAAATCGAGCGAGACAATTTCCCACTATGTATCATTGCCGGTAACGAATTGACAGGTATTGACAATGCTGTGCTTGAGCTTTGCGATTTTTCCATCGAAATACCAATGTATGGCGTTAAACACTCACTCAACGTCTCTATAGCTACAGGAATTGCAATATATTCTTCAATTCGTCAATGGCATAACTATACTAACACATAA
- a CDS encoding T9SS type A sorting domain-containing protein, translating into MNCRKHFFVGLNIVVVMLLSGLNISFGDESENGRKFYMTFLPNFHNNKWSQEQQLKYGDSLYIIIYADTEPTNGTITYSDNNSIKNVHSFTIPNPDIPHIFSIAYNKFELIGYNDAGRVNNNSDNEKISKKSFYIETDKNVIVLGHNQAYLTSESFNVLPEELLAEDYIVMAYNSNGISGPPPGVSNSLTVTPSQFAIIATEDNTVVDIFPSAPTYANRLNPQRITLDRSDVYLVQAYGFQQDRHSDLTGTEVRSDKPIAIVAGQQRARVAFDLPQQDVSRDMLMEQMPPIKYWNMSFPVIPLPDPVSQFDSRHLKDKLRVLAAFDGTELLVGDVLIAQLDKGEYYETDIIEPFMLNSTAPVLPMIYRRSAQLSNMGNSVGDPLMQIVPSIDQFSNRQKFYSLEVKEPKFSMGGPVQHQRVYTEHFAVIISPNNNFGNITLNGTNVNTNLFKPIIESDFSYSILSVNPGTNLLNSIENVGLFVCGYGYANSYGYFTGTLRARDDWEPPLLKSSSDCFEIEGIVTDNGVKEIRVQDGTAFNIYVEIAPFTEGDTTVSFKAKIINPFLDGHFKLIASDMILQQIRKEMSIPGFTIAVNGTQYTGETIEVQKRIRSDIKYCMDYTLYNYGQFPQEVYMKAFESENFVSDFPNSVNLEPGESFTFEVCFNSEVDVIEVEDLILYNDCVERNFATMEFESKEDQYEPIILATPDPCNQYVSLKITDEDDWEWGLEEVIFENVENVEIEVTNPGVYSREIMARVIDPYQDAYFMLSVKDSSGKVASYEAILPGFTLEFEDLTLSGSSDQYEDYEFSNTMIGGLNCSQFRIKNYGGFDLDLDDVFMMKNSLFTVPQAQMPLIIKPGTSMDLTLCYRPGIFVDEIDYDTLKLTHNCIDRFVPVSGLALSIEFNEDSRCNVPLSISSSSVPNTTYLSSSTPNPTQGIAKIEFGLPQDSYVEITVYSILGQEILNLVNSELKAGHFEMDLDLNNQPSGIYIYTLQTDSTIITKTLLINR; encoded by the coding sequence ATGAATTGTCGTAAACATTTTTTCGTAGGATTGAACATTGTCGTCGTGATGCTGTTATCAGGGCTGAATATTTCATTCGGTGATGAAAGCGAAAACGGACGAAAATTTTATATGACTTTTTTACCCAACTTCCACAACAACAAGTGGTCACAAGAACAGCAATTGAAGTATGGTGACTCGCTTTATATAATAATCTATGCGGATACAGAACCCACAAACGGTACGATTACATATTCAGATAATAACAGTATAAAGAACGTTCATTCTTTTACGATTCCAAATCCCGACATACCCCATATATTTTCAATTGCATATAATAAGTTTGAATTGATAGGCTATAATGACGCCGGAAGAGTAAATAATAATTCCGATAATGAAAAAATCAGTAAAAAATCATTTTACATAGAAACTGACAAAAATGTAATTGTATTAGGACATAATCAGGCATATCTAACGAGCGAATCGTTTAATGTATTGCCGGAAGAATTATTAGCAGAAGACTATATTGTAATGGCATATAACTCGAACGGCATATCAGGCCCTCCTCCGGGAGTTTCGAATAGCTTAACTGTAACCCCATCTCAGTTTGCAATTATTGCAACAGAAGATAATACTGTTGTAGATATTTTTCCGAGTGCACCTACATATGCCAATCGCTTGAACCCACAAAGGATAACATTGGACAGATCTGATGTTTACTTAGTCCAAGCATATGGATTTCAACAAGATCGTCATAGTGATTTGACAGGTACCGAAGTTCGTTCCGATAAACCTATTGCTATCGTTGCCGGTCAACAAAGAGCAAGAGTAGCATTTGATTTGCCTCAGCAGGATGTTTCACGCGATATGCTGATGGAGCAAATGCCACCTATAAAATACTGGAATATGTCATTTCCGGTAATACCTTTGCCCGATCCTGTGTCGCAATTTGATTCACGTCATTTGAAAGATAAATTACGAGTTCTCGCTGCTTTTGATGGCACAGAACTACTTGTTGGCGATGTTTTGATAGCTCAATTGGACAAAGGGGAATACTATGAAACTGATATAATTGAGCCATTCATGTTGAATTCAACAGCACCTGTTTTACCTATGATTTACCGCAGGTCAGCTCAACTATCAAATATGGGCAACTCAGTAGGAGACCCGCTGATGCAGATTGTACCATCAATTGACCAATTTAGCAATCGTCAGAAATTTTATTCACTTGAAGTTAAAGAACCCAAATTTTCTATGGGTGGTCCGGTTCAACATCAGAGAGTTTATACAGAGCATTTTGCTGTTATCATAAGTCCTAATAATAACTTCGGTAACATTACCTTAAATGGAACAAATGTTAACACGAATTTATTCAAACCTATAATAGAAAGTGATTTTTCATATTCGATACTTTCAGTCAATCCCGGAACTAATCTGCTAAATTCAATTGAAAATGTGGGGCTCTTCGTATGCGGTTATGGCTATGCTAATTCGTACGGGTATTTTACAGGAACTTTGCGTGCTCGAGATGATTGGGAACCACCATTGCTCAAATCATCGTCGGATTGTTTCGAGATTGAAGGAATCGTAACGGACAACGGAGTAAAAGAAATTAGAGTCCAAGATGGTACGGCATTCAACATATATGTTGAAATTGCTCCTTTTACCGAAGGAGATACTACAGTTTCGTTCAAAGCAAAGATTATTAATCCCTTTTTGGATGGACATTTCAAATTGATTGCTTCGGATATGATACTTCAGCAAATCAGAAAAGAAATGAGCATTCCCGGATTCACGATTGCTGTAAATGGAACTCAATATACCGGGGAAACTATTGAAGTACAAAAGAGAATTCGCTCAGACATCAAATATTGTATGGATTATACTTTGTATAATTACGGTCAATTCCCCCAAGAAGTTTATATGAAAGCTTTTGAAAGTGAAAACTTTGTCAGCGATTTCCCGAATTCCGTGAATTTAGAACCCGGCGAAAGTTTTACATTCGAAGTATGCTTCAATAGCGAAGTTGACGTTATCGAAGTGGAAGATTTAATTTTATATAATGATTGCGTAGAACGAAATTTTGCTACTATGGAATTCGAATCCAAAGAAGACCAATACGAACCAATCATACTTGCAACACCCGACCCGTGTAATCAATACGTCTCGCTTAAAATAACTGACGAAGATGATTGGGAATGGGGATTGGAGGAAGTCATCTTTGAAAATGTTGAGAATGTTGAGATTGAAGTTACCAATCCCGGAGTGTATTCTCGAGAAATTATGGCACGAGTAATTGACCCGTACCAAGATGCTTATTTTATGCTTTCAGTTAAAGATTCCTCCGGCAAAGTTGCAAGTTACGAAGCAATATTGCCAGGTTTTACTCTCGAATTTGAAGATTTAACACTTTCCGGCTCATCAGACCAATATGAAGACTATGAATTCTCCAACACTATGATTGGTGGTTTAAATTGTTCACAATTCAGAATCAAAAACTATGGAGGATTTGACTTAGATTTGGACGATGTATTTATGATGAAAAATAGCTTGTTTACAGTGCCCCAAGCTCAAATGCCATTGATAATTAAGCCCGGCACAAGTATGGATTTGACCCTTTGTTACCGCCCCGGCATATTTGTTGACGAAATTGATTATGACACACTGAAATTGACACATAATTGCATTGACCGTTTTGTGCCCGTTTCGGGATTGGCGTTAAGTATCGAATTTAATGAAGATTCAAGATGCAACGTTCCATTGTCGATTAGCTCGTCGAGTGTCCCGAATACAACATATTTATCAAGCAGTACACCGAATCCTACCCAAGGAATCGCAAAAATCGAGTTTGGACTTCCGCAAGATTCATATGTCGAAATCACAGTTTATTCAATCTTAGGGCAAGAAATTTTGAACCTTGTAAATAGCGAGCTAAAAGCAGGACATTTTGAAATGGATTTAGATTTGAATAATCAACCATCCGGAATATATATTTATACTTTGCAAACGGATTCTACAATAATCACAAAAACATTGCTAATCAATCGCTAA
- a CDS encoding S41 family peptidase: MKQKILGWLLAIILGVTIGVIVTPMVSNDNVYSQLEKYKKVFGLTVKNYVDDVDTQKLTEAAIKGMLNDLDPHSVYINAEDMRAVQEDFQGSFEGIGVQFDMINDTITIITPISGGPSELLGILAGDKIVAIDGENAVAMNRDEVPKKLKGPKGSKVSVDIIRGSQTKPLNFVIVRDKIPLYTVDASFLFDNSDIGFIRVNRFAATTHKELKEALISLKEEGMKKLILDLRGNPGGFLQQAYYMAGEFLKAGDTIVYTEGRRPEFDEMMRAERTGQFSNLPIIVLINHGSASASEIVSGAIQDLDRGLVVGTTSFGKGLVQRQYDIGDGSAFRLTVSKYFTPSGRSIQRPYDDKLNYRRLFGRLELEEGSNIEHALETVRKEFKDEKITGKDSSNYVNMDELPIHYTKSGRTVLGGGGITPDYIIKSDTLTDLSVQLRIKRIFYEFVNNNLRNGEDVKKTYGRDFKAFANDFKMSAKMHEDFRKLAESKEIEWNEEQFKIDVDFINAEIKGTLASIVWGSKERSQLFYSSIDRQVKKALTLFPEAEKIAKLK, encoded by the coding sequence ATGAAACAAAAAATCTTGGGGTGGTTGTTAGCAATCATACTTGGCGTAACTATCGGCGTCATCGTGACACCAATGGTATCAAACGACAATGTTTACAGTCAATTAGAAAAATACAAAAAAGTATTTGGGCTCACAGTTAAGAATTACGTTGACGATGTAGATACGCAAAAGCTCACCGAAGCAGCAATCAAGGGTATGTTAAACGACCTTGACCCGCATTCGGTTTATATAAATGCTGAAGATATGAGAGCTGTCCAAGAAGATTTCCAAGGCAGTTTCGAAGGTATTGGTGTCCAATTTGATATGATTAATGATACTATTACAATCATTACTCCCATTTCCGGCGGACCCAGCGAATTATTGGGTATTTTAGCCGGAGACAAAATCGTCGCAATTGATGGCGAAAATGCCGTGGCTATGAATAGAGACGAAGTTCCCAAGAAATTGAAAGGTCCAAAAGGAAGCAAAGTTTCTGTAGATATAATCAGAGGCTCGCAAACCAAACCACTCAACTTTGTGATTGTTCGTGATAAAATTCCGCTTTATACAGTTGACGCTTCATTCTTATTTGATAATTCAGACATCGGGTTTATTCGTGTGAATAGATTCGCTGCTACAACTCACAAGGAATTGAAAGAAGCATTGATAAGCCTGAAAGAAGAAGGTATGAAGAAACTCATCCTTGATTTGCGCGGCAATCCCGGTGGATTCTTGCAACAAGCATATTACATGGCAGGTGAATTCCTGAAAGCAGGCGATACAATTGTTTATACAGAAGGCAGACGCCCTGAGTTTGACGAAATGATGCGTGCAGAACGCACAGGACAATTCAGCAATTTGCCAATTATCGTATTGATTAATCATGGTTCTGCTTCTGCAAGCGAAATCGTTTCCGGTGCAATCCAGGACTTAGACAGAGGCTTGGTTGTCGGGACAACATCATTCGGCAAAGGGCTTGTCCAACGTCAATATGACATTGGCGATGGTTCAGCGTTCAGATTAACAGTTTCAAAATATTTTACTCCATCGGGCAGAAGTATTCAACGCCCTTATGATGACAAACTAAACTATCGCAGACTTTTCGGTAGATTGGAACTCGAAGAAGGCTCAAATATCGAACACGCTTTGGAAACAGTGCGTAAAGAATTCAAAGACGAAAAAATAACAGGTAAAGATAGCAGTAACTATGTTAATATGGATGAACTTCCAATTCATTACACCAAAAGCGGCAGAACTGTTTTGGGTGGCGGTGGAATCACCCCTGATTACATTATCAAATCCGATACATTGACTGATTTATCAGTTCAGCTAAGAATCAAGCGTATATTTTACGAATTTGTGAACAACAATTTACGCAATGGCGAAGATGTGAAAAAGACTTATGGCAGAGATTTCAAGGCATTCGCAAATGATTTCAAAATGTCGGCAAAAATGCACGAAGACTTCAGAAAACTTGCTGAAAGTAAGGAAATCGAATGGAATGAAGAACAATTCAAGATTGATGTGGACTTCATCAATGCCGAAATAAAGGGTACCCTTGCGAGTATCGTTTGGGGCTCAAAGGAACGTTCGCAATTGTTCTATTCATCAATTGACCGCCAAGTCAAAAAAGCTTTGACACTATTCCCTGAAGCGGAAAAAATCGCAAAATTGAAATAA
- a CDS encoding T9SS type A sorting domain-containing protein, giving the protein MKLLIIIFLLFIARIATYASEWKYTKNLDTGQINPLVCFDGMCVSVVQQTGLIELYHSYDAGDTWSLTYKADPMNEEPKYLLNIRDFSAPDKDNYFAIFSEGKYVTKSTDRGKSFSKILIAEDSNPINIFMFDSLRGIITDTQWSDDTFHHYIYITEDGWETYTIADTMLIRSEIYCIDKVNEETLGFYVLAKTGDNFSKQYVNFNIKTQNWVRLCDFKVDSTYLGFRELDIVNDSIAFLVGSELLGIAHYRSDVIYRTRDRGKNWVAVLDTIVEPKFGLQSIKFYDELNGVAVGQYGKIVMTNDGGNTWNYHPLPQQMIDEAPLTMRIDWAGKKPVVGTWYGNIYKYEGMFFKFQPIPASIRLTTPVHGSQQKSDEINFEWEPSSQLDSYHFQIAEDNNFQNIFYQGNLKSNQLTLNDFKYLTSYFWRVGLRHNKKMIWSPTWNFTTLNNVSVSESNSVSFIHPNPASEYIEINAAINPTVNRGVDETAEIKIYNTLGECVNLTRLPSTGSGSGNLRIDISHLSRGVYYIRISSRTQMFVKM; this is encoded by the coding sequence ATGAAACTACTAATTATAATATTCTTACTATTCATTGCAAGAATAGCTACATATGCTTCTGAATGGAAATATACAAAGAATTTAGATACGGGACAAATTAATCCTTTGGTATGCTTTGATGGGATGTGCGTATCTGTGGTTCAGCAAACCGGACTAATAGAGCTTTATCATAGCTATGATGCTGGTGATACTTGGTCTTTGACCTATAAAGCGGACCCAATGAATGAAGAACCTAAATATTTACTGAATATACGTGATTTTTCCGCACCCGATAAAGACAATTATTTCGCAATTTTCTCGGAAGGGAAATATGTAACAAAGAGTACAGACCGTGGTAAATCATTTAGTAAAATCTTAATTGCAGAAGATTCTAACCCAATTAATATTTTTATGTTTGATTCTTTGCGTGGAATTATTACAGATACACAATGGTCTGATGATACATTTCATCACTATATTTATATAACAGAAGACGGGTGGGAAACTTATACAATAGCCGATACCATGCTTATACGAAGCGAAATATATTGCATTGATAAAGTTAATGAGGAAACTTTAGGGTTTTATGTTTTAGCTAAAACGGGCGATAATTTTTCTAAACAGTATGTAAATTTTAATATTAAAACTCAAAATTGGGTGAGATTATGTGATTTTAAAGTTGATTCTACATATTTAGGTTTTAGAGAATTAGATATTGTTAATGACAGTATAGCTTTTTTGGTTGGTAGTGAACTGCTTGGTATAGCACATTATCGGTCAGATGTAATTTACCGAACTCGAGACAGAGGTAAAAATTGGGTCGCTGTGCTTGACACAATTGTTGAGCCAAAATTTGGTCTTCAATCAATTAAATTTTATGATGAATTGAATGGTGTCGCAGTTGGTCAGTATGGTAAAATTGTTATGACTAATGATGGGGGTAATACTTGGAACTATCATCCATTACCACAGCAGATGATAGACGAAGCACCATTAACCATGCGCATTGATTGGGCAGGCAAGAAGCCGGTAGTGGGTACGTGGTACGGCAATATATATAAATATGAAGGGATGTTTTTTAAATTTCAGCCTATACCCGCATCAATCCGGCTAACAACTCCCGTCCATGGAAGTCAACAAAAAAGCGATGAAATAAATTTTGAGTGGGAACCTTCGTCACAATTAGATTCATATCACTTCCAAATTGCTGAGGATAATAATTTCCAAAATATCTTTTATCAAGGGAATCTTAAATCAAATCAATTGACTTTAAATGATTTTAAATATCTTACGAGTTATTTTTGGCGCGTCGGTCTCCGCCATAACAAAAAAATGATTTGGTCACCAACATGGAATTTCACGACCTTGAACAATGTAAGCGTAAGCGAGTCAAACTCTGTATCCTTTATCCACCCCAATCCGGCAAGCGAATATATTGAAATTAATGCTGCTATCAACCCTACGGTTAACCGTGGGGTTGATGAAACTGCTGAAATTAAAATCTACAACACTCTTGGTGAATGTGTGAACCTCACCCGTCTCCCTTCGACAGGCTCAGGGAGCGGGAATTTAAGAATTGATATTTCGCATCTCTCTCGTGGTGTGTATTACATACGTATCAGCAGCCGGACGCAGATGTTTGTGAAGATGTGA
- a CDS encoding histidine phosphatase family protein, whose translation MKTIVLVRHAKSSWDNPEWSDFERPLNKRGLRDAPFLADVLKTKDLNPDLMISSPAIRAKITATIFANTLEYGEKNLKFDIGIYEKGQKYVSKLISQLDNNHSTVFIFGHNPDISSLAGFLTGDYFENVPTCGIVCIDFKVQNWEKVLNENGILRFFIFPKLYFQKENLSD comes from the coding sequence ATGAAAACTATTGTATTAGTCAGACATGCAAAATCGAGTTGGGATAATCCTGAATGGAGTGATTTTGAACGCCCTTTAAACAAACGCGGCTTACGTGATGCTCCATTTTTGGCAGATGTGTTGAAAACAAAAGATTTAAATCCGGATTTGATGATTTCCTCACCTGCAATTCGTGCCAAAATTACAGCTACTATTTTTGCTAATACATTAGAATACGGTGAGAAAAATCTAAAATTTGATATTGGGATTTATGAAAAAGGTCAAAAGTATGTTTCCAAGCTTATTTCACAATTAGACAATAATCATAGTACGGTTTTCATTTTTGGACACAACCCCGATATCAGCTCCTTAGCCGGTTTTCTGACAGGCGATTATTTCGAAAATGTACCTACTTGCGGTATCGTCTGCATTGATTTCAAAGTTCAGAATTGGGAAAAAGTTCTGAACGAAAATGGGATTCTCAGGTTCTTTATATTCCCGAAATTGTATTTCCAAAAAGAAAACTTGTCCGATTGA